One Flavobacterium sp. 90 DNA segment encodes these proteins:
- a CDS encoding MerR family transcriptional regulator: MVNNIRTVFSIKDLENLSGIKAHTIRIWEKRYNILEPMRTDTNIRLYNLQNLQKLLNITLLHEYGYKISKIATYPEEKIPQLVREIISKKNSQNYAITSFKMAMMNFDQELFFNTFDWLISEKSFKEVFKDHFLPLLKELGLLWQSETITPANEHFMSHLIKQKILIYTESLQIQKPTKTDRIFVLSLPLNEIHKIGLLYLQYEILSKGYKAIYLGESMPIENLQDLTRHFENITFVSFMTVQPDRTVINQYVKSMGQKLLQQNNEIWLMGNMTEYIEQKNLPERIRIFDTMDETISML; encoded by the coding sequence ATGGTGAACAACATAAGAACGGTCTTTAGCATTAAAGATCTTGAAAACTTATCTGGAATAAAAGCACACACAATTCGCATCTGGGAAAAGAGATACAACATCTTAGAACCAATGCGAACGGACACTAATATTAGACTTTATAATTTACAAAATCTACAGAAGCTCCTTAATATTACACTATTACACGAATACGGTTATAAAATTTCTAAGATCGCTACGTATCCTGAAGAAAAAATTCCGCAACTTGTGCGAGAAATCATTTCTAAGAAAAATTCTCAAAACTACGCCATTACATCATTCAAAATGGCAATGATGAATTTTGATCAGGAATTGTTCTTTAATACTTTTGATTGGTTGATTTCTGAAAAAAGCTTTAAAGAAGTTTTCAAAGATCATTTTTTGCCTTTACTAAAAGAATTAGGATTATTATGGCAATCTGAAACTATTACTCCGGCAAATGAACACTTTATGAGTCATTTGATTAAACAAAAAATCTTAATTTACACAGAAAGTCTTCAAATACAAAAACCAACCAAAACTGATCGCATTTTTGTACTCTCGTTACCATTAAACGAAATCCACAAAATAGGTTTGTTATACCTACAATACGAAATCTTGTCAAAAGGCTACAAAGCTATATATCTAGGAGAAAGTATGCCTATCGAAAACTTACAAGACTTAACACGTCATTTTGAGAACATTACATTTGTATCTTTCATGACCGTTCAGCCAGATCGCACTGTAATTAATCAATATGTAAAATCAATGGGGCAAAAATTACTGCAGCAAAACAACGAAATCTGGCTTATGGGCAACATGACAGAGTATATTGAGCAGAAAAATTTACCGGAGAGAATTCGCATTTTCGACACTATGGACGAAACAATTAGCATGTTATAA
- a CDS encoding ion channel, producing the protein MALLKKINHRVEADKNSGFGTNAGSYGGRFVNKNGTPNIEKSGMHLLRRISWYHTMIDMPNWKFMLILFTFYIAINFVFAIIYYAIGIQHLDGISQSQSLLIQFGQAYFFSAQTFTTVGYGHISPTGFLTSALSAAEALIGLLSFAIATGLFFGRFSKPTAFLKFAHHALISPYGKNKGLMIRLVPFKNTNFTDAKAKVTLGLSIEENGHKTNKFYNLELELDQINALSLSWTLVHPITENSPLYNFTEEDFKKTHGEVLVFITTFDDMFSNTVAARTSYTFEEIVYGAKFETMYNRSKDNTKTILHLDKLNQYEMVNL; encoded by the coding sequence ATGGCACTTTTAAAAAAAATAAACCATCGCGTCGAAGCAGATAAAAATTCAGGTTTTGGAACCAATGCCGGCAGTTACGGAGGACGATTTGTAAATAAAAACGGAACTCCAAATATCGAAAAAAGCGGAATGCATTTACTCCGCCGAATCAGTTGGTATCATACTATGATCGATATGCCAAACTGGAAATTCATGCTCATTTTGTTTACCTTTTATATAGCAATCAACTTTGTTTTTGCAATTATCTATTACGCAATCGGGATTCAGCATCTTGATGGAATTTCGCAATCGCAAAGTTTACTAATCCAATTTGGACAAGCTTATTTTTTTAGTGCACAAACTTTTACCACAGTTGGTTACGGCCATATAAGTCCAACCGGATTTCTGACCAGCGCGCTTTCTGCAGCCGAAGCCTTAATTGGTCTCTTAAGTTTTGCCATTGCAACTGGTTTGTTCTTTGGAAGATTTAGTAAACCAACAGCATTTTTAAAATTTGCACATCACGCCTTAATTTCTCCTTACGGAAAAAACAAAGGATTAATGATTCGTCTTGTTCCTTTTAAAAATACCAATTTTACAGATGCCAAAGCAAAAGTCACTTTAGGACTAAGCATTGAAGAAAACGGTCATAAAACGAATAAATTCTACAATTTAGAATTAGAACTTGATCAAATAAATGCGCTTTCATTAAGCTGGACTTTGGTGCATCCTATTACAGAAAACAGTCCACTTTATAATTTTACCGAAGAAGATTTCAAAAAAACACATGGTGAAGTATTGGTTTTCATAACCACTTTTGATGATATGTTTAGTAATACTGTCGCAGCGCGAACTTCCTATACTTTTGAAGAAATAGTTTATGGAGCAAAATTCGAAACGATGTACAACAGAAGCAAAGACAACACAAAAACCATTCTACATTTAGACAAACTAAACCAATATGAGATGGTAAACCTCTAA